The proteins below are encoded in one region of Silene latifolia isolate original U9 population chromosome 2, ASM4854445v1, whole genome shotgun sequence:
- the LOC141644143 gene encoding uncharacterized protein LOC141644143, with translation MRGGYHQNYQSATEAGSPSDASLIQPWTPPPTQRVNMDDIVTSAKRGAKSGPLCFTPTMEGTSMVPNSRASTPSHSDYSEFEHSGKLHLSTPRNFPSRRSFMSKPIHPLSFAVESPTLEPSPSASVGLLENDTFTLQRDAHRLSSGSSSIDLADIAERFESDFLGRSSNPSEGHKCGVCHRLLSHRSPWKSTEMPVTGVLFCGHVFHAECLEQNTPKSNKSDPLCPICTKVEGQNSPEKRVFLGTRNSFPRLRTFSAGGSSKSWGCVQVGDCVEGALHAPHRSTSMLINRNKIKKYLSLKGNAGPKKNESYPELTAKGFIEPEASD, from the exons ATGAGAGGAGGGTATCACCAAAATTACCAGTCTGCCACTGAGGCTGGTAGTCCTTCTGACGCCTCCCTCATCCAACCTTGGACACCTCCACCTACGCAAAGAGTCAATATGGATGATATTGTTACCTCTGCCAAGAGag GTGCAAAATCAGGGCCTTTATGCTTCACACCCACAATGGAG GGTACATCCATGGTGCCGAACAGTAGGGCATCTACTCCATCTCACTCAGATTATAGCGAGTTTGAACATTCGGGAAAGCTACACCTATCGACTCCTCGGAACTTCCCAAGTCGACGGTCTTTCATGTCTAAACCTATCCATCCTCTATCCTTCGCAGTTGAAAGTCCAACCCTAGAACCTTCTCCAAGCGCAAGTGTCGGACTTTTGGAAAATGACACTTTTACCCTTCAAAGAGACGCCCATCGGCTGAGCAGTGGCAGCAGTAGCATCGATCTGGCAGATATTGCTGAGCGTTTCGAATCCGATTTTCTGGGTAGATCATCTAATCCTTCTGAGGGCCATAAATGTGGAGTATGTCATAGGTTGCTTTCTCATAGATCCCCTTGGAAAAGCACAGAGATGCCCGTCACTGGGGTCCTCTTTTGCGGTCATGTTTTCCATGCTGAATGCCTAGAACAAAATACCCCAAAGTCGAATAAAAGCGATCCTCTTTGTCCCATATGTACCAAAGTGGAGGGACAAAATTCCCCTGAGAAGCGCGTCTTTCTGGGGACCCGCAATAGTTTTCCAAGACTTAGAACATTTAGTGCAGGCGGGTCATCTAAATCTTGGGGCTGTGTTCAAGTTGGTGACTGTGTTGAAGGGGCGCTACATGCTCCGCACAGAAGTACTAGCATGCTTATAAACCGGAATAAGATCAAGAAATATCTCTCTTTGAAGGGTAATGCGGGACCGAAGAAAAATGAGTCATACCCTGAGTTAACTGCCAAGGGATTTATTGAACCTGAAGCAAGTGACTGA